In one window of Orcinus orca chromosome 17, mOrcOrc1.1, whole genome shotgun sequence DNA:
- the TONSL gene encoding tonsoku-like protein isoform X3, translated as MSLDRELRQLSKAKAKAQRSGQLREEAAVCHQLGELLASHGCYAEALREHQQELQLLESADDPLGCAVAHRKIGERLAEMEDYSAALQHQHRYLELACSLSNHVEQQRAWATIGRTHLDIFDHHQSQDALLQAQGAFEKSLAIVDEKLQGSLAKRELSEMRTRLYLNVGLTCDSLQQAALCHAYFTKSIFLAEQNHLYEDLFRARYNLGAIHWRRGQHSQAMRCLEGARKCARTLKQGSMESECCLLLSEVLQDLGDFLAAKRALKKAYRLGSQKPLQKAVVCRTLKYVLAVVRLQQQLEESEESDPRGAMGICEQLGDLFSKAGDFPKAAAAYQKQLQFAELLNRPGPELAVIHVSLAATLGDMKDHRQAVRHYEEELRLRDGSALEEAKTWLNIALSREDAGDAYEVLAPCFQKALSCAQQAQQPRLQRQVLRHLHAVQLRLQPQEAPGTEARLQELRAAEDEEDEGDEDDEEDEGDEGDAAALEAIEVELSESEDEVDGSQRLEEEELQGCLGRRRVGKWNRRNDVGETLLHRACIEGQLGRVQDLVRQGHPLNPRDYCGWTPLHEACNYGHLDIVRFLLDHGAAVDDPGGQGCEGITPLHDALNCGHFEVAQLLIERGASVTLRTRKGRSPLETLQQWVKLYCKDLDGETREKAAAMETLLQAASSGQAPHSSLAPPTVPSNHVFDPETSPPSSPSPGPPEACQASARVSQGLAVPAAARPWRSRHKLASGSSSDGEENPGPPRPPQKRPRMPSPASDGEAATASAGWAAYRAAIRSVGSAQRYHLRPSPPRGPGEAPSPRAALLPEEECLTGDWLEEDLPLAHGHGGSYPPRPHSSADGSRHSASGSGSEASAIRPRARARKSRLSCLKSWSARVRADGACSSAAEPPRSPDVPRALEPIGGSPAAGQPLGQALLPPIRVRVRVQHNLFLIPVPQSRETHSVAWLAEQAAQRYYQASGLLPRLSLQKEGALLAPQDPISDVLQSNEEVLAEVTSWDLPPLTDRYRRACQSLEQGAHQHVLQAMEQQGSGPAFSACSLALRQAQLTPLLRALKLHSALRELRLAGNRLGDGCVAELLAALDTVPGLTLLDLSSNHLGPEGLRQLAVGLQGQPALQTRSSGEPMSPQNLEELDLSMNPLGDGCGQALASILRACPLLSTLHLQACGFGRSFFLNHQAALRSAFQGAKCLKTLSLSYNGLGASALAQALQSLPARTLLRLELSSVAASKSDPGLTEPVVGYLTKEGCALEHLGLSANHLGDEAVRDLSRCLPLCPSLVSLDLSANPKISCAGLEELLSALQGRPQGLSFLGLSGCAVQGPLGLRLWDNLTVQLQELQLCSRRLSAEDRDALHQLLPSQLGPKACTLDRGPKLFFRHL; from the exons ATGAGCTTGGACCGCGAGCTTCGCC AGTTAAGCAAGGCCAAGGCTAAGGCCCAGAGGAGCGGGCAGCTGCGGGAGGAGGCAGCCGTCTGCCACCAGCTGGGGGAGCtcctggctagccatg GGTGCTACGCGGAGGCCCTGCGAGAGCACCAGCAGGAGCTGCAGCTCCTGGAGTCGGCCGACGACCCACTGGGCTGCGCCGTGGCCCACCGCAAGATCGGAGAGCGGCTGGCGGAGATGGAGGACTACTCGGCTGCCCTGCAG CACCAGCACCGCTACCTGGAGCTCGCATGTTCCCTGTCCAACCATGTTGAGCAGCAGAGGGCCTGGGCCACCATTGGCCGCACCCACTTGGACATCTTTGACCACCACCAGTCACAGGATGCCTTGCTACAGGCACAGGGTGCCTTCGAGAAAAGCCTGGCTATCGTAGATGAGAAGCTGCAGG GCTCACTGGCCAAGAGAGAGCTGAGTGAGATGAGGACCCGACTTTACCTCAACGTGGGCCTCACCTGTGACAGCCTGCAGCAGGCGGCGCTATGCCACGCCTACTTCACGAAGAGCATCTTCCTTGCTGA GCAGAACCACCTGTACGAAGACCTGTTTCGCGCCCGCTACAACCTCGGCGCCATCCACTGGCGGCGGGGGCAGCACTCTCAGGCCATGCGCTGCCTGGAGGGGGCGCGGAAGTGCGCACGCACCCTGAAGCAGGGCTCCATGGAGAGCGAGTGCTGCCTGCTCCTCTCGGAG GTCCTCCAAGACCTAGGGGATTTTTTGGCCGCCAAGAGAGCCTTGAAGAAGGCCTATCGGCTTGGTTCCCAGAAGCCTTTGCAGAAGGCAGTGGTCTGCCGGACTCTCAAGTATG TGCTCGCGGTGGTCCGCCTGCAGCAGCAGCTGGAGGAGTCTGAGGAGAGTGACCCGCGGGGCGCCATGGGCATCTGTGAGCAGCTGGGTGACCTGTTCTCCAAGGCGGGCGACTTCCCCAAGGCTGCCGCGGCCTACCAGAAGCAG CTGCAGTTTGCGGAGCTGCTAAACAGGCCGGGGCCTGAGCTGGCCGTCATCCACGTGTCCCTGGCTGCCACCCTGGGGGACATGAAGGACCACCGCCAGGCCGTGCGCCACTATGAAGAGGAGCTGAGGCTGCGGGACGGCAGCGCCCTGGAG GAGGCCAAGACCTGGTTGAACATCGCGCTGTCCCGCGAGGACGCCGGGGATGCTTACGAGGTGCTGGCGCCATGCTTCCAGAAGGCTCTCAGCTGTGCGCAGCAGGCCCAGCAGCCGCGGCTGCAG AGGCAGGTCTTACGGCACCTCCACGCGGTGCAGCTGAGGCTGCAGCCTCAGGAGGCCCCTGGCACTGAAGCCAGGCTGCAGGAGCTGAGAGCGGCTGAAGACGAGGAGGATGAGGGGGACGAGGACGACGAGGAGGACGAGGGGGACGAGGGGGATGCCGCCGCCCTGGAGGCCATCGAGGTGGAGCTCTCAGAGAGCG AGGATGAAGTTGACGGGTCCCAGCGGTTGGAGGAGGAGGAGCTTCAGGGCTGCCTGGGCCGGCGGAGGGTGGGCAAG TGGAACCGGCGCAACGACGTCGGGGAGACCCTGCTGCACCGAGCCTGCATCGAGGGCCAGCTGGGCCGTGTCCAGGACCTCGTGAGGCAG GGCCACCCCCTGAACCCTCGGGACTACTGTGGTTGGACACCCTTGCACGAGGCCTGCAACTACGGGCATCTGG ACATCGTCCGTTTCCTGCTGGACCACGGGGCCGCGGTGGATGACCCGGGTGGCCAAGGCTGTGAGGGTATCACTCCCCTGCACGATGCTCTCAACTGTGGTCACTTTGAGGTGGCCCAGCTGCTCATCGAGCGAGGAGCATCGGTCACTCTTCGAACCAGGAAG GGCCGCAGCCCGCTGGAGACGCTGCAGCAGTGGGTGAAGCTGTACTGCAAGGATCTGGATGGCGAGACGCGAGAGAAGGCTGCTGCCATGGAGACGCTGCTCCAGGCGGCCTCTTCGGGCCAAG CTCCCCACAGCTCCCTGGCTCCCCCGACCGTCCCAAGTAACCATGTTTTTGACCCTGAGACTTCTCCTCCCTCAAGTCCCAGCCCAGGACCCCCAGAAGCCTGTCAGGCCAGTGCCAGGGTCTCCCAGGGGCTGGCGGTGCCAGCCGCGGCCAGGCCTTGGAGGAGCAGGCACAAGCTGGCCAGCGGTAGCAGCTCGGATGGGGAGGAAAACCCAGGTCCGCCCCGGCCACCCCAGAAGAGGCCCCGGATGCCCAGCCCCGCCAGTGACGGAGAGGCAGCCACTGCGAGTGCCGGCTGGGCAGCCTACCGGGCGGCCATCCGCAGTGTGGGCAGTGCCCAGAGATACCACCTGCGCCCCAGCCCCCCTCGAGGCCCCGGCGAGGCCCCCAGCCCCCGGGCAGCACTCCTCCCTGAGGAGGAGTGCTTGACCGGGGACTGGCTAGAAGAGGACTTGCCGCTGGCCCATGGTCATGGGGGCAGCTACCCGCCCCGCCCCCATAGCAGTGCGGATGGCAGCAGACACAGTGCCTCGGGGTCAGGCAGTGAGGCGAGCGCCATCAGGCCTCGGGCCCGGGCCCGGAAGAGCCGGCTGTCCTGTCTCAAGAGTTGGAGTGCACGGGTCAGAGCAGATGGAGCCTGCAGCTCAGCCGCAGAGCCCCCGCGGAGCCCTGATGTCCCCAGGGCCTTGGAGCCCATTGGGGGAAGCCCTGCAGCAGGCCAGCCCTTG GGTCAGGCCCTGCTCCCTCCCATCCGAGTTCGAGTTCGTGTTCAGCATAATCTTTTCCTCATCCCCGTTCCACAGAG CAGGGAGACCCACTCCGTGGCCTGGCTGGCTGAGCAGGCCGCCCAGCGTTACTACCAGGCCTCTGGGCTGCTGCCTCGGCTCTCCCTACAAAAAGAGGGGGCCCTGCTGGCCCCACAGGACCCCATCTCCGACGTGCTGCAGAGCAAtgaggag GTGTTGGCTGAGGTGACTTCGTGGGACCTTCCCCCGCTGACGGACCGCTACCGCCGGGCCTGCCAGAGCCTGGAGCAAG GGGCGCACCAGCACGTGCTGCAGGCGATGGAGCAGCAGGGCTCAGGCCCCGCGTTCAGTGCGTGCTCCCTGGCGCTGCGCCAGGCCCAGCTCACCCCGCTGCTGCGGGCCCTGAAGCTGCACTCGGCACTCCGGGAGCTCCGCCTCGCCGGGAACCGGCTGGGGGATGGATGTGTTGCCGAGCTGCTGGCTGCCCTGGACACCGTGCCCGGCCTGACCCTCCTCGACCTCTCCTCCAATCACCTGGGCCCTGAAGGGCTGCGCCAGCTTGCTGTGGGTCTCCAGGGGCAGCCCGCCTTGCAG ACCAGATCCTCTGGGGAACCCATGTCTCCACAGAACTTGGAAGAACTGGACTTAAGCATGAATCCCCTCGGGGATGGCTGTGGCCAGGCCCTGGCCTCCATCCTACGGGCCTGCCCCTTGCTCAGCACCCTGCACCTCCAGGCCTGTGGCTTTGGCCGCAGCTTCTTCCTGAACCACCAGGCGGCCCTGCGCAGCGCCTTCCAAG GCGCCAAGTGCCTGAAGACACTGTCCCTGTCCTACAACGGCCTGGGTGCCTCCGCCCTGGCCCAGGCCCTGCAGAGCCTGCCAGCCCGCACCCTCCTACGCCTGGAGCTGAGCTCTGTGGCCGCCAGCAAGAGCGACCCAGGCCTCACGGAGCCTGTGGTCGGCTACCTGACCAAG GAAGGCTGCGCCCTGGAGCACCTGGGCCTGTCGGCAAACCACCTGGGCGACGAGGCCGTGAGAGATCTGAGCAG ATGTCTGCCTCTCTGCCCCTCGCTGGTCTCGCTGGACCTGTCTGCCAACCCCAAGATCAGCTGTGCCGGCCTGGAGGAGCTCCTGTCTGCCCTCCAAGGGCGGCCCCAAGGCCTCAGCTTCCTCGGCCTGTCAG GCTGTGCTGTCCAGGGCCCCCTGGGCCTGCGCCTCTGGGACAACTTAACAGTGCAGCTGCAGGAGCTGCAGCTGTGCAGCAGACGTCTCTCTGCTGAGGACCGGGATGCCCTGCACCAGCTGCTGCCCAGCCAGCTGGGCCCCAAAGCATGCACCCTGGATCGGGGACCCAAGCTCTTCTTCAGGCACCTCTGA
- the TONSL gene encoding tonsoku-like protein isoform X4 → MSLDRELRQLSKAKAKAQRSGQLREEAAVCHQLGELLASHGCYAEALREHQQELQLLESADDPLGCAVAHRKIGERLAEMEDYSAALQHQHRYLELACSLSNHVEQQRAWATIGRTHLDIFDHHQSQDALLQAQGAFEKSLAIVDEKLQGSLAKRELSEMRTRLYLNVGLTCDSLQQAALCHAYFTKSIFLAEQNHLYEDLFRARYNLGAIHWRRGQHSQAMRCLEGARKCARTLKQGSMESECCLLLSEVLQDLGDFLAAKRALKKAYRLGSQKPLQKAVVCRTLKYVLAVVRLQQQLEESEESDPRGAMGICEQLGDLFSKAGDFPKAAAAYQKQLQFAELLNRPGPELAVIHVSLAATLGDMKDHRQAVRHYEEELRLRDGSALEEAKTWLNIALSREDAGDAYEVLAPCFQKALSCAQQAQQPRLQRQVLRHLHAVQLRLQPQEAPGTEARLQELRAAEDEEDEGDEDDEEDEGDEGDAAALEAIEVELSESEDEVDGSQRLEEEELQGCLGRRRVGKWNRRNDVGETLLHRACIEGQLGRVQDLVRQGHPLNPRDYCGWTPLHEACNYGHLDIVRFLLDHGAAVDDPGGQGCEGITPLHDALNCGHFEVAQLLIERGASVTLRTRKLGTPQGRSPLETLQQWVKLYCKDLDGETREKAAAMETLLQAASSGQAPHSSLAPPTVPSNHVFDPETSPPSSPSPGPPEACQASARVSQGLAVPAAARPWRSRHKLASGSSSDGEENPGPPRPPQKRPRMPSPASDGEAATASAGWAAYRAAIRSVGSAQRYHLRPSPPRGPGEAPSPRAALLPEEECLTGDWLEEDLPLAHGHGGSYPPRPHSSADGSRHSASGSGSEASAIRPRARARKSRLSCLKSWSARVRADGACSSAAEPPRSPDVPRALEPIGGSPAAGQPLGQALLPPIRVRVRVQHNLFLIPVPQSRETHSVAWLAEQAAQRYYQASGLLPRLSLQKEGALLAPQDPISDVLQSNEEVLAEVTSWDLPPLTDRYRRACQSLEQGAHQHVLQAMEQQGSGPAFSACSLALRQAQLTPLLRALKLHSALRELRLAGNRLGDGCVAELLAALDTVPGLTLLDLSSNHLGPEGLRQLAVGLQGQPALQNLEELDLSMNPLGDGCGQALASILRACPLLSTLHLQACGFGRSFFLNHQAALRSAFQGAKCLKTLSLSYNGLGASALAQALQSLPARTLLRLELSSVAASKSDPGLTEPVVGYLTKEGCALEHLGLSANHLGDEAVRDLSRCLPLCPSLVSLDLSANPKISCAGLEELLSALQGRPQGLSFLGLSGCAVQGPLGLRLWDNLTVQLQELQLCSRRLSAEDRDALHQLLPSQLGPKACTLDRGPKLFFRHL, encoded by the exons ATGAGCTTGGACCGCGAGCTTCGCC AGTTAAGCAAGGCCAAGGCTAAGGCCCAGAGGAGCGGGCAGCTGCGGGAGGAGGCAGCCGTCTGCCACCAGCTGGGGGAGCtcctggctagccatg GGTGCTACGCGGAGGCCCTGCGAGAGCACCAGCAGGAGCTGCAGCTCCTGGAGTCGGCCGACGACCCACTGGGCTGCGCCGTGGCCCACCGCAAGATCGGAGAGCGGCTGGCGGAGATGGAGGACTACTCGGCTGCCCTGCAG CACCAGCACCGCTACCTGGAGCTCGCATGTTCCCTGTCCAACCATGTTGAGCAGCAGAGGGCCTGGGCCACCATTGGCCGCACCCACTTGGACATCTTTGACCACCACCAGTCACAGGATGCCTTGCTACAGGCACAGGGTGCCTTCGAGAAAAGCCTGGCTATCGTAGATGAGAAGCTGCAGG GCTCACTGGCCAAGAGAGAGCTGAGTGAGATGAGGACCCGACTTTACCTCAACGTGGGCCTCACCTGTGACAGCCTGCAGCAGGCGGCGCTATGCCACGCCTACTTCACGAAGAGCATCTTCCTTGCTGA GCAGAACCACCTGTACGAAGACCTGTTTCGCGCCCGCTACAACCTCGGCGCCATCCACTGGCGGCGGGGGCAGCACTCTCAGGCCATGCGCTGCCTGGAGGGGGCGCGGAAGTGCGCACGCACCCTGAAGCAGGGCTCCATGGAGAGCGAGTGCTGCCTGCTCCTCTCGGAG GTCCTCCAAGACCTAGGGGATTTTTTGGCCGCCAAGAGAGCCTTGAAGAAGGCCTATCGGCTTGGTTCCCAGAAGCCTTTGCAGAAGGCAGTGGTCTGCCGGACTCTCAAGTATG TGCTCGCGGTGGTCCGCCTGCAGCAGCAGCTGGAGGAGTCTGAGGAGAGTGACCCGCGGGGCGCCATGGGCATCTGTGAGCAGCTGGGTGACCTGTTCTCCAAGGCGGGCGACTTCCCCAAGGCTGCCGCGGCCTACCAGAAGCAG CTGCAGTTTGCGGAGCTGCTAAACAGGCCGGGGCCTGAGCTGGCCGTCATCCACGTGTCCCTGGCTGCCACCCTGGGGGACATGAAGGACCACCGCCAGGCCGTGCGCCACTATGAAGAGGAGCTGAGGCTGCGGGACGGCAGCGCCCTGGAG GAGGCCAAGACCTGGTTGAACATCGCGCTGTCCCGCGAGGACGCCGGGGATGCTTACGAGGTGCTGGCGCCATGCTTCCAGAAGGCTCTCAGCTGTGCGCAGCAGGCCCAGCAGCCGCGGCTGCAG AGGCAGGTCTTACGGCACCTCCACGCGGTGCAGCTGAGGCTGCAGCCTCAGGAGGCCCCTGGCACTGAAGCCAGGCTGCAGGAGCTGAGAGCGGCTGAAGACGAGGAGGATGAGGGGGACGAGGACGACGAGGAGGACGAGGGGGACGAGGGGGATGCCGCCGCCCTGGAGGCCATCGAGGTGGAGCTCTCAGAGAGCG AGGATGAAGTTGACGGGTCCCAGCGGTTGGAGGAGGAGGAGCTTCAGGGCTGCCTGGGCCGGCGGAGGGTGGGCAAG TGGAACCGGCGCAACGACGTCGGGGAGACCCTGCTGCACCGAGCCTGCATCGAGGGCCAGCTGGGCCGTGTCCAGGACCTCGTGAGGCAG GGCCACCCCCTGAACCCTCGGGACTACTGTGGTTGGACACCCTTGCACGAGGCCTGCAACTACGGGCATCTGG ACATCGTCCGTTTCCTGCTGGACCACGGGGCCGCGGTGGATGACCCGGGTGGCCAAGGCTGTGAGGGTATCACTCCCCTGCACGATGCTCTCAACTGTGGTCACTTTGAGGTGGCCCAGCTGCTCATCGAGCGAGGAGCATCGGTCACTCTTCGAACCAGGAAG CTGGGTACCCCACAGGGCCGCAGCCCGCTGGAGACGCTGCAGCAGTGGGTGAAGCTGTACTGCAAGGATCTGGATGGCGAGACGCGAGAGAAGGCTGCTGCCATGGAGACGCTGCTCCAGGCGGCCTCTTCGGGCCAAG CTCCCCACAGCTCCCTGGCTCCCCCGACCGTCCCAAGTAACCATGTTTTTGACCCTGAGACTTCTCCTCCCTCAAGTCCCAGCCCAGGACCCCCAGAAGCCTGTCAGGCCAGTGCCAGGGTCTCCCAGGGGCTGGCGGTGCCAGCCGCGGCCAGGCCTTGGAGGAGCAGGCACAAGCTGGCCAGCGGTAGCAGCTCGGATGGGGAGGAAAACCCAGGTCCGCCCCGGCCACCCCAGAAGAGGCCCCGGATGCCCAGCCCCGCCAGTGACGGAGAGGCAGCCACTGCGAGTGCCGGCTGGGCAGCCTACCGGGCGGCCATCCGCAGTGTGGGCAGTGCCCAGAGATACCACCTGCGCCCCAGCCCCCCTCGAGGCCCCGGCGAGGCCCCCAGCCCCCGGGCAGCACTCCTCCCTGAGGAGGAGTGCTTGACCGGGGACTGGCTAGAAGAGGACTTGCCGCTGGCCCATGGTCATGGGGGCAGCTACCCGCCCCGCCCCCATAGCAGTGCGGATGGCAGCAGACACAGTGCCTCGGGGTCAGGCAGTGAGGCGAGCGCCATCAGGCCTCGGGCCCGGGCCCGGAAGAGCCGGCTGTCCTGTCTCAAGAGTTGGAGTGCACGGGTCAGAGCAGATGGAGCCTGCAGCTCAGCCGCAGAGCCCCCGCGGAGCCCTGATGTCCCCAGGGCCTTGGAGCCCATTGGGGGAAGCCCTGCAGCAGGCCAGCCCTTG GGTCAGGCCCTGCTCCCTCCCATCCGAGTTCGAGTTCGTGTTCAGCATAATCTTTTCCTCATCCCCGTTCCACAGAG CAGGGAGACCCACTCCGTGGCCTGGCTGGCTGAGCAGGCCGCCCAGCGTTACTACCAGGCCTCTGGGCTGCTGCCTCGGCTCTCCCTACAAAAAGAGGGGGCCCTGCTGGCCCCACAGGACCCCATCTCCGACGTGCTGCAGAGCAAtgaggag GTGTTGGCTGAGGTGACTTCGTGGGACCTTCCCCCGCTGACGGACCGCTACCGCCGGGCCTGCCAGAGCCTGGAGCAAG GGGCGCACCAGCACGTGCTGCAGGCGATGGAGCAGCAGGGCTCAGGCCCCGCGTTCAGTGCGTGCTCCCTGGCGCTGCGCCAGGCCCAGCTCACCCCGCTGCTGCGGGCCCTGAAGCTGCACTCGGCACTCCGGGAGCTCCGCCTCGCCGGGAACCGGCTGGGGGATGGATGTGTTGCCGAGCTGCTGGCTGCCCTGGACACCGTGCCCGGCCTGACCCTCCTCGACCTCTCCTCCAATCACCTGGGCCCTGAAGGGCTGCGCCAGCTTGCTGTGGGTCTCCAGGGGCAGCCCGCCTTGCAG AACTTGGAAGAACTGGACTTAAGCATGAATCCCCTCGGGGATGGCTGTGGCCAGGCCCTGGCCTCCATCCTACGGGCCTGCCCCTTGCTCAGCACCCTGCACCTCCAGGCCTGTGGCTTTGGCCGCAGCTTCTTCCTGAACCACCAGGCGGCCCTGCGCAGCGCCTTCCAAG GCGCCAAGTGCCTGAAGACACTGTCCCTGTCCTACAACGGCCTGGGTGCCTCCGCCCTGGCCCAGGCCCTGCAGAGCCTGCCAGCCCGCACCCTCCTACGCCTGGAGCTGAGCTCTGTGGCCGCCAGCAAGAGCGACCCAGGCCTCACGGAGCCTGTGGTCGGCTACCTGACCAAG GAAGGCTGCGCCCTGGAGCACCTGGGCCTGTCGGCAAACCACCTGGGCGACGAGGCCGTGAGAGATCTGAGCAG ATGTCTGCCTCTCTGCCCCTCGCTGGTCTCGCTGGACCTGTCTGCCAACCCCAAGATCAGCTGTGCCGGCCTGGAGGAGCTCCTGTCTGCCCTCCAAGGGCGGCCCCAAGGCCTCAGCTTCCTCGGCCTGTCAG GCTGTGCTGTCCAGGGCCCCCTGGGCCTGCGCCTCTGGGACAACTTAACAGTGCAGCTGCAGGAGCTGCAGCTGTGCAGCAGACGTCTCTCTGCTGAGGACCGGGATGCCCTGCACCAGCTGCTGCCCAGCCAGCTGGGCCCCAAAGCATGCACCCTGGATCGGGGACCCAAGCTCTTCTTCAGGCACCTCTGA